CCCGACAAGTGCCGCCTGCAGCCGTCCTTCTGGTCGGCGCTGGAGGCGACCGGCCTCAGCCCGGTGGCGGTGCTGCGCCAGGCCCGCCTGCCGTTGACGCTGCACCTCGATACCAGCCGCTTCGTCAGCACCGCGCAATTGTTCGCTTTGTGGACCGCGATGGCGGAGCTTGCCGCGGATCCGGACTATTGGCTCCGCTTCGTCGAGGCGACGGATGCGGTCGGGCACCAGCCGATGTTCGTTGCGGCCTGCTACGCGTCCGATTTCCGCGACGGAATCCGCCGCATCGCGCGGTTCAAGCAATTCACCATGCCGGAGCGGATCACGGCCGAAGAGCGCGGAGACGAGGTCCATATCGCCAAGCACTGGCTCTACGCCGAGACTGCCGAGCCGGACCTGTCGGTCGACATCAGCTTCGGTTTCATGCTGTCGCTGGGACGCCGCGGCACCGGCCAGAGGCTGACTCCCTTGCGGGTGGAGCTGACCCGGAGCGGCGCGCCGACCAAGGGACAGGAGGAATTTTTCGGCTGCCCGATCGTGTTCGGATGCGCGCGCGACACGCTGGTGCTCAAAGCCTCCGATCTCGATCGTCCCTTTCCCGGCCATAATGAAGAGCTGATCGCGATCATCACCCCGGCGCTGGAGGACGCGTTCGGCCGGCTGCGGCCGCGCAGCTCCTTCTCCGAGCAGGTCAAGGCGGTGCTGAAGCGCGGCTTCGCCAGCGGGCGCCCGGAGGTCGCCGCGGTGGCGCGGGACCTGGGGACGAGCGAACGCACCTTGCAGCGGCGGATCACCGACGAAGGGGGCAGCTTCCGCGCGCTGGTCCAGGAAGCGCGGCAGGAACTGGGCCGCAAATTGCTCTCGGAGCCCTCGGCAGACATCGCGGAGGTCGCCTGCATCCTCGGCTTTCAGGACATCACCTCCTTCTACCGGGCGTTCCGCAGCTGGGAGGGCGTCACTCCGCAGGCCTGGCGGAGCCGCAACGCCGCGATCCAGCCGGGCTGAGGCGAGCAGGCCCACGGAGCAAGGCGCCGCGCTGCCGCCGAACCGGCTATAGAAACGCCCCACAGTGGGCAAAGCGGGTCATCCTGCTGCCTGCCGCGACAGGTTCGCATCGACGCCGTCCGCCGGCGTGCGGGCGTCGCGTTCCGGCCGCGCAAGGTCCGGCCGGATCGCGAACCAGGCGGCGGCGAGGAGGACGGCCATGCCCGCGACCTGGGTGCGCGTGACCGCTTCCGCGAAGACGAGATGGCCGGCCGCGACCGCGACGACGGAGGAGACGAAGGCGTAGGAACCGGAGCGGGACGATCCCCAGACCCGCAGCAGGTGCAGGTAGATGGTGTAGCCGAGCAGCGAGCCGAACAGGACGAGGAACAGCCAGCCGCCGATCGCCGGCGCCGGCCAGGCGGTGCGGAGCATCGCCGGCGCGCGCGGCTCGACCAGGAGAGCGACGCCCAGGAGCAGGGCACCGCCGATCACCATGGTGACACAGGCGAGCCAGAGGGAGCTGTAGCGGGCCATCAGCGGACGCGAGAGCACGGCGCCCCAGCCGTAGACGATTGCCGCCCCGGACACGGCGGCCAGCCCCGCCAGACTGGAGCCCTCGGTCGTCGCCGCGGGCGCGAACAGGATGACGATGCCGGCGACGCCGAGGGCGATCGCCGCGGCGCGTCGCCGGCTGAAGCGCTCGTCGCCGAGCAGCAGCGCGAAGGCGAGGAGGGCGACCGGGGTCAGCGACATCTCCAGCACCGCGGCTAGCCCTGAGGAGACATATTGCACGCCCCAGAAGAGCAGGCCGTAGCAGGTGGTCATGACGAGGAGCGACACGGCGAGCAGGCGCGGGACATCCGCGAGCGCCGGAAGCGCCAGCGACCGGCGCATAGCGAGCCCGGCGGCGAGCACCAGGCCTGCGGCGAGGAAGCGGGTGCCGGCGAAGAGCAGCGGCGGGACCGTCTCGATCCCGAACTTCATCGCGATCCAGGTCGTGCCCCAGATCGCGCAGAGCAAAAGGAAGAGCAGGATCTCGCGTGGGGCCATCTTCTGGATCAGGATCCGGCGCGCGGCCGCGGCGGGACTTCGGCACGCGCCGCCGCTTCGGAACTGCGGGAGAGATGAGGGCACGGCATTGCAAAGCCTCTAACCGCAGTCGCCCGCGCCCGCTCAATGAAATGCGGGCGCCGGAGATAAGCCAGTCTTATCAAGTCGGGAACGGAATCATGTCGGACGGGCAGATCGGATCGTGCAGAGATCGCTTGCATCGCTTGCGTGTCGGAAAAATTCTGCGCCAAGCAGACCGGCCCGGCTGTCGAGGGCCGGGGCTGGTCGTCCCTGGCCGCTCCAGAGGTCTCTCCGAACAGGGTTGCGGCCGCGCTCGT
The nucleotide sequence above comes from Sphingosinicella sp. BN140058. Encoded proteins:
- a CDS encoding AraC family transcriptional regulator, which gives rise to MTNSLPDKCRLQPSFWSALEATGLSPVAVLRQARLPLTLHLDTSRFVSTAQLFALWTAMAELAADPDYWLRFVEATDAVGHQPMFVAACYASDFRDGIRRIARFKQFTMPERITAEERGDEVHIAKHWLYAETAEPDLSVDISFGFMLSLGRRGTGQRLTPLRVELTRSGAPTKGQEEFFGCPIVFGCARDTLVLKASDLDRPFPGHNEELIAIITPALEDAFGRLRPRSSFSEQVKAVLKRGFASGRPEVAAVARDLGTSERTLQRRITDEGGSFRALVQEARQELGRKLLSEPSADIAEVACILGFQDITSFYRAFRSWEGVTPQAWRSRNAAIQPG
- a CDS encoding DMT family transporter translates to MPSSLPQFRSGGACRSPAAAARRILIQKMAPREILLFLLLCAIWGTTWIAMKFGIETVPPLLFAGTRFLAAGLVLAAGLAMRRSLALPALADVPRLLAVSLLVMTTCYGLLFWGVQYVSSGLAAVLEMSLTPVALLAFALLLGDERFSRRRAAAIALGVAGIVILFAPAATTEGSSLAGLAAVSGAAIVYGWGAVLSRPLMARYSSLWLACVTMVIGGALLLGVALLVEPRAPAMLRTAWPAPAIGGWLFLVLFGSLLGYTIYLHLLRVWGSSRSGSYAFVSSVVAVAAGHLVFAEAVTRTQVAGMAVLLAAAWFAIRPDLARPERDARTPADGVDANLSRQAAG